The window AGGATGTAGGGGAACGACTTGTCGTCCCGCATCACCACGTTGAAGCGCGGCTTCATCTGCTTGATGTAGTTGGCTTCGAGCAGCAACGCCTCGGTCTCGGTCGCGGTCGACACGAAGACCATGGAGGCCGTCAGCGAGATCATCTGGGCGATGCGGCGCGAATGGCCCGAGGCGCGGGTATAGGAGGCCACGCGCTTCTTGAGGCTCTTCGCCTTGCCGACGTAGAGCACCTCCCCGTCGGTGCCGAGCATGCGATACACGCCGGGGCCGAACGGCAGCGTCGCCCAATGGTGGCGGATCACGGCCGCCCCCTGCCTCACGGAGGCGGGTGCGGCCTCGTCGTCGGCGAGGCCGAGGTCGATGCCGGAGTCCCGCTCGCCGACCGCGTCCTCCTCGTCGTCGAAGGGCTCGTCGACGGGGGCGTCGAGGGATCGGAGGCGGCTCGGGCTCATGAGCCCCGATCTAGGCCCGGAAGGCGGCGACGGGAAGGCTCGGCGCGCCGCTTGCCCCACGGCAGCGCTGACGCTACCTCGGCCACGGTGGTGCTGCGCGGCAGGACGGCGGCCGGAGGGCCGGTCCCGCCCGCGGGGCCCCCGAACCCGCGCGCCGCCCCGGCGCGCCGCAGCCGGAGCAGGGCATGGTATCGTTGGACCGTCGGGCGATCGTGGCCGGCCTCGCGGCCGCACTGGCCGAGGCCGCGGCGAGCCCGCTGATGGCGCAGACCCCGACCCAGGTGCCCGGCGATCCCCAGGCGCATTTCGGCTTCGAGGACGTGCTGAAGCGCGCCCGCGAGATCGGCACCGCGCCCTTCGAGGCCAACCCGCCGCCCCTGCCCGACGCGCTCGCCAAGCTCGACTTCGATTCGTGGCGCGACATCCGCTTCCGCCGCGACAAGGCCCTGCTCGGCACCGAGGGCGGGCCGTTCCGCATGGAGATGTTCCACCTCGGGCACATCTATCCCCGGCCCGTGACGGTCAACGTGGTGCGCGACGGCATCGCCACGCCGGTGCCCTACGCGGCGACGCTGTTCGACTACGGGCGCAACAAGATCGAGAAGCCGCTGCCGCTGAACCTCGGCTTCGCGGGCTTCCGCCTGCTCTATCCCCTGAACCGGCCCGAGGTGCTGGACGAGGTCGCGGCCTTCCTCGGCGCCTCCTACTTCCGCTTCCTCGGCCGCAAGCAGCGCTACGGCCTGTCGGCGCGCGGCCTCGCGGTCGGGGCGGGCTCGCCCGGCGAGGAGTTCCCGTTCTTCCGCGAGTTCTGGGTCGAGACGCCCGGGCCGCTCGCCGAGCGGGTGACCATCTACGGGCTGCTCGACGGCGCCTCCGTCACCGGCGCCTACCGGTTCGACCTCTACCCCGGCCTCGAGACCGTGATGGAGGTGTCGGCGACGCTGTTCCCGCGGCGGGCCGGCTTCAAGCTCGGCCTGGCGCCGCTGACCTCCATGTTCTTCACCAGCCAGAACGACCGCCGCTTCTCCGACGACTTCCGCCCCGAGCTGCACGACTCGGACGGGCTGCTCCTCCATTCCGGCACGGGCGAGTGGATCTGGCGCCCGCTGCGCAACCCGATGGAGCCCGAGGTTTCGGCCTTCCTCGACAAGAAGCTGCAGGGCTTCGGCCTGCTGCAGCGCGACCGCGTCTTCGAGGACTACCAGGACCTCGACCTCGGCTACGAGCTGCGGCCGTCCTACTGGATCGAGTCCAAGGGCGACTGGGGCGAGGGGCGCGTCGAGCTCGTCGAGCTGCCGACCGGCGACGAGACCAACGACAACATCGTGGCCTCCTGGGTGCCCGACGCCGCGGTCGAGGTCGGCAAGCCGATCTCGCTCGCCTACACGATCACCGCGAGCCTCAGCCTCGGCCGCCTGTCGCCGGGCGGGCGGGTCATCAAGACCTACCAGACGCAGGCCCGCGCGCTGGGCTCGAACGAGGTGGCGTCGCCCGGCTCGCGCCGCTTCATCATCGACTTCACGGGCGGCGACCTCGCGTATTTCGCGACCGATCCGTCGCTGGTGCAGGTGGTGCCCACCTCCACCAACGGCCGCATCACCCGCTCCTTCCTCGTGCCGAACCCGCACATCAACGGCTTCCGCGCCGCCATCGACGTCGAGCTGCCGGCGGGCCAGAGCACCGATCTCAGGGCCTTCCTCAAGTCCGGCAACCGGGCGCTGACCGAGACCTGGACCTTCCCCTGGAAGGCGCCGGCCTGAGCACCGGCCGAGTACGGAATCGCTCACGCGAGACGGGCGCCCGCAGGCGCCCGTCCCTGGCCGTGTTCAGGCGCGCCCGCGGGCGCCGCAGCCCCTCACTGCTGGGGCGCCTCTGCCGGGGCCGCGCCGGCGTCGCCGCCGGCCGCCGGGGCGGCCGCGTCGGTCTTCGCCTTGGCGCTGTGCTTCTTGGCCGCGTGATGCTTCTTGGCCATGTGCTTCTTGCCGGCGTGATGGGCCTTCTTCGGGGCGGGCTTGGCCGCACCGGCGTCGCCCGCGGGGGCGGCCGCGGCCGGGGCTGCACCGGCGTCCGGGGCCGCGGGGGCGTCCTGCGCCATGGCGAGCAGGGGCAGGGTGAAGAGGCCGAGGGCCGCGCCGGCCGTGAGCGTGATCTTCCGCATGATGTCGTCTCCGGTTCCAGCGCCGCGAAACGCGGCGGGACCGGGAGGGCATAAGCGCCTCGGGGTGAAAGAGCGCAATCTCATCCCCTCATCTTCGGTTCACGCGCCTGTGGATCGGCTGCGGACCGGGACGGCGTCGGACCGACGGTCGCGCGAGCCGGCCGCTTAGACGATCGGGCTTCGGACGGATCGGTGACATGCGCGACGGACGTCTCGGGACGGTCGCCGGCGCGAGCCTCTTCGGCCCGCATCGGAGCGCGCGCAGCGACCCGGCGCCGTCAGGACCGAGTGGACGCCGTCGACGCGTCCGCGACCGGCTCGGGGCTGGCCGGGGCCGAGGCGCCGATCCGCAGCGTGGCGGCGTTGTACTTGATCCATTCCCACAGGATCAGCCGCGCGCTGGCGCTGTCGCTCCACCACGGATGCGTGCGCCCGTGCTCGGACACGACCGGGTAGGCCAGCAATTCGACGCCGGGCAGGGCCGAGCCCATCTCGGCCAGGGCGCGCGGCATGTGGTAGTTCGAGGTCACCACGATCAGCGAGCGGATGTGGTTGGCCCGCACCCACCGCTCCGTCTCGACCGCGTTGCCGACCGTGTTGGCGGCTTCGTAGCCGAGCGCGATGCAGCAATCGATCAGGCTGCGCGCGGCGGGCGTCTGCCTGACGATCTCGCCGCGGGTCGTGGTCGGGTTGACGCCGGTGATGAGCAGGCGGTCGGCGTGGCCCTGCGCCACCAGCGCGACGGCGTCGGCGATGCGATCCGCGCCGCCCGTGAGGGCGACGGCGCCCTCGGCGTGGCCGTCGAGCGGCACCTCGACCGGGGCGATCCGGTCGAGAAAGGAGCTGAAGCTCCAGGCGAGGCCGATCCCGCTCACCACGCAGAAGCTGAAGCCCAGCGTCGCCGCCGTCAGGATCCTGCTCACCAGCCGTCCCGTCCCGCTGACCATGCCCGATCTTCGCCGCCCCATGGTGTGCGAAGCGTTAATGTACGAGAGTCGAATCCGTCCACCGCTGGCCGGTTCCGTCACGCGAGGTCACGCAAGTGGCGGACCACGATCGCGCGCGACGTCCAGCCCGTCAGCAGCGCCGTGACGGCGGCCGTGAGGGCGATCGCGCCGTAGCCCCACGGCCCGAGGGCGAAGCGGCCGAACAGGGCCTCGACCCCGTCGGCCCCGGCCAGGCGGTCGGCCGCGAGGCCGGCGAGCGGAAACGACAGGGCGGCGAGGCCGCTTCCGATCGTCGCGCCCTGGAGCCCGAGGCGCAGGAAGCGGCGCTGGAACTCCCGCGCGATGAAGCTGTCCTCCGCGCCGACGAAGTGCAGCACGCCGATGATCTCCCGATTGCCCGCCATGGCGCCCCGCGTGGCGAAACCCACCGCGAGGGCCAGCGCCGCCAAAACCAAGGTGCAGAGCGCCACCGCGACGGCTTCTAGCGCGCCCGCCGCGGCGCCGAGCCGCGCCCGCCAGGCGCCGTGGTCGTCGAGCGTCGCGCCCGGCACCGCGGCCGCGAGCGCCGCGGCCAGCGCGGCGGCGTCGAAGCCCGCGCCGGAGCCGAGCTGGACCGCGATGAGCCGCGGCACAGGGACGTCGGCGAGGTCGAGCCCAGAGCCGAGCCAGGGTTCCAGGAGCTTCGCGGCGCGCTCGGCACCGTAGGGCTCGACGGAGGCGACCCCGGGCGCGGCCGCGGCCAAGGCCGCGGCGCGGCCCACGTCGGCCTCGATGTCGCGGCCGGCCGCCGGCAGCACCTGGACGGTCGCCTCGCGGGCGATGGAGGCCTGCCAGTCCCGCGACGCGCCGGCCACCAGGAGGGCCGCGCCGGCCGCCAAGGACGCGAGGAACGTCATGATGGCGACGACGCTGACCAGCGCGCGGCCCGCGACCGAGCCGGCCGGCACGAGCGGCGCTTCGCGGCGGAGGCGCCCCGGCGCGGGCTCACCCATGGACGGTGAGGCGCCGGTCGCCGATCACGAGGCGTCGGGCCTGCGTGAACTGGTCCATCAGGGCGAGGTCGTGCGTGGCGATCACGACGGACGTCCCCGAGCGGTGCAGCTCGACGAAGAGCCGGAGCAGGCGGCGCGCCAGCGGCGGATCCACGTTGCCGGTGGGTTCGTCGGCCAGCAGCAGCTCGGGCCGGACGATGAGGGCGCGGGCGATGGCGGCGCGCTGCTTCTCGCCGCCCGACAGGACCTGCGGCCGCGCGTGCATGTGGCCGCCGAGGCCCACCCAGCGGAGCAGCTCGCTCACCTCCGCCCGGTAGGTCGCCTCCTCGCGGCCCTGCACGCGCAGCGGCAGCGCCACGTTCTCGTAGGTGGTGAGGTGGTCGAGCAGGCGGAAATCCTGGAACACCACGCCGATGCGCCGGCGGAAGGCCGTCACGGCGTCCTTGTCGAGCGTCGCCGCGTCCTGCCCGAACAGGGTGATGACGCCGCGCGTCGGCTTCAGCGACAGCAGCATGAGGCGCAGCAGCGTGGTCTTGCCGGCGCCGGACGGGCCCGTGAGGAACTGGAAGCTCTGCGGGGCGACGGCGAAGGACAGGTCGGTCAGGACCTCGCTCCCGGCCTCGTAGCGCAGACCGACATTTTCGAAGCGGACCAACGCCTTCCCCGATCCCGTGCCGAGCCTGGACTCGTCTTATCACGGCGCGCGTAACCCCGCCTTAACCACGTCGACGGTCTCATCGGTCGCAGGAACTCGCGTTCCGAACCCCGTCCATCCCTGGCGCAGCGCGACCCATGCTCATCCGGTGCCCGACCTGCGCGAGCGGCTACCAGCTCGACCCCGCCATGCTGGGCGACGGCCGCATCCTGCGCTGCGCGCATTGCCGTGACGCCTGGGTGCACCGGAGCGGACCGGACGCCCACGACGGGCCCGAGATCGTCGCCGAGTCGAGCGCGGCACGCTGCGCCGCCGAGGAGCCGTCGCGGCCCGGGCGGCGTCGGCTTGCGCCGTGGCCGCCGCGCGCGCTCCCGTCGCGCCTCATCTCCTGGCGCCCGCCGGACGGCACCGCGGCCGCGGCGGTCGCGGCGGCGCTGCTGCTCGGCAGCCTCGCGACGGTCGCCGGAAAGGCGGGCGTGGTGGCGCGCTTCCCGCCGAGTGCCGCGGTCTTCGCCGCGATGGGGCTCCCGGTGAACCTGACGGGGCTGGCGCTCGGCGACGTCCGCTCCGTGGTGGCGAGCGGCGAGAACCCGCAGACCCTGACGCTCGAGGGCCGCATCACCAACCTGCGCCCGGACGCGACGCCGGTCCCGGCGCTCCGCATCGCCGTGCGCGACAGGGATGGGCGCGAGCTCTACCATTGGATCGCGCCGGCCCCGAAGGGCCAGCTCGCCGTCGGAGAGACGATCACGTTCCGCAGCCGGTTGACCGCGCCCCCGCGCGACGGGCAGGAACTCGCGGTGAGCTTCGCGGGGCCCGGGACGGAACGACGCCGCGTGGCCGAGATGATGCCGTCCGACAGGTGAGACCCGTGACCGAGCCCGCCATTCGAACCCTCTACGACGAGGGCGCCATCGCGTCCCGCAACCGCGCCATGGCGGCCGAGATCGCCGCCGCGGACGCGCGCGACCTGCTCGCCGTCGCGGTCCTGAAGGGCTCGTTCATGTTCGCCGCGGATCTGCTGCGCGCGCTGCACGGCGCCGGTCTGGCGCCGCAGGTCGAGTTCGTGCACCTGTCGAGCTATGGCGCCGGCACGGAGTCCTCGGGCACCGTGCGGGTCGTGCGCGACATCGAGTCCGAGGTCGCGGGGCGCGACGTGCTGCTGATCGACGACATCCTGGAGTCCGGGCGCACCCTGGCCTTCGCGCGCGACCTCCTGCTCGGCCGCGGCGCGCGGCGCGTGCTGGTGGCCGTGATGCTGGAGAAGCCCGGCAAGCGCGCCGTGCCGATGGACGCCGACTTCGTCGGCTTCACCTGCCCGGACCTGTTCGTGGTGGGCTACGGCATGGATGCCGCGCACCGCTATCGCGAACTCCCCTTCATCGGCGTGGTGGAAGGCTGACATCGGCCGCGCTGGGCGCGCCGCTTCAGCCGTTGCGGAGCGCGATCGACAGGTCGAGCAGGAAGGCGAAGGCCGCCGCGAGGACCCAGGGGCCGAGCAGCAGCCCGGCGCGCCGGTCGACGATGGCGAAATGCCAGGCCGACGAGGCGGCAACGACGGCCAGCGCCCCCGCGACGGCCAACGCCACCGTGGGGTGGCGGCCGGCGAAGAACAGCCAGGACCAGAGCACGTCGAGCGCGAGGCCGATCAGGAAGACGCGGATCGCCGCCGGACGGTCCGGCAGGTAGTCCGGCCGCCGGAGCACCCTGTAGAAGCCTCCGGCCAGCGCGGCGCCGAGGGCGACGGAGCCGATCGCGGCGAGCCACGGCGCGGGCGAGAAGGTCGGCTTCAGCAGCCCCGCGTACCAGCGGAGGTTCGAGGCCGCGATGCCGTCCTGGACGGCGAGCGCCGCCGCCACGAGGGCGGCGGCGGCGCAGGCATGGCGGAGCTTGCCGCTCCGGCGGGCGTGCCCGCCGGCTCGGGCGGCCGGCGAGGTCAGTGGCCGGCCTGCTTCTTCAGGGCGTCGATGCGCTTCGAAGCCTCGGCCTTCGTCAGGCCGTCCTCGTAGCCCTCCGCGTCCTTGACCTCTTCCGAGAGCGTCTTGAGGTAGGACGCCTGGGCGCCCGTCATGGGCTCGCCGCCCGTGGTCCAATCGTCGGGGTCCTTGACCGTGTTGGAGCCGGGGTTTTCGTCGAGCTTCGGGTTGTGCTCGGTCTCGTCGGCCATGGTCCGCTCCTGATGTTCACGCCTTGTTCGCACGGACAATGCCGAAGAACGCCCTGGGTTCCAGGGTCGGGCGAGGACGGGCGGCGGGTCAGCCGCGCGGCAGCTTGTCGAGCTGCGCGAGGACCTTCGACGTGTCGCGGTCGACGTTCTTCGCTTGGTTCAGCGCGACGAAGTCGCTGGCCGCGTAGGGCCAGGAGCTCGACCCCGCGAAGATGCGGACGCCGTCGGCCGTCATCACGGCATCGCCGCGGCGCAGCGTCCGGTCCTCGTAGATCGACACCTTTCCGGGCTTCGTCGGCGCCTGCGCGACGACGAGCTTCGGCTTCGCCTGGTGCAGGCGCACGACGAGCGGGCGGGTGACCAGCGGGCGGAGGCGCGCGCGGCGGTAGGCCGGCTCGTAGCGGGGAGCGTAACTCGGGGCGTACTGCTGCGGAGCCGGCGCCGCCTGGGGAGCCGGGGAGGAGCCGCCGAAGATCGACGACAGGAAACCCCCGATCCCGTCCTCGGCCGAGGCGCCCGTGGCCGCGGCCAGCAGGGCTGCGCCAGCCAGGCCCAGGCGGGCCGAGCGACGCAGCGCCGCGCGGGAGAAGGAAGCCGTCGTCATGGGATGAGCCTCGGAGGAGCGGGGCGCGAAATGCGCGCGGTGGCCGTCGGATCGTCGCAGGCACAACGTCGCCGCGCGCGATCGGTTGCCCGATCCCACCGCCTTCCGGCCCCGATGCCGCTGCATTATGGTGCGCTGCGATGCACCCCGGTGCTCCGCGGCGTCCGGGCGATCCCGCCCGACGCCGCCGTCGACGAGGTCCTGATGCCGAGATCGCTCCTGTTGGGTTTCGCCGCTGCCGTGCTCCCGATCCTGTCCGCGGCCGCCGCCCCCGCGACGCCAGATGAAGCCGCGCGGCTGTCGGCGCTGCTGGAGCGCTACGTCGGACGCGCCGCGCCCGGCGAGGCGCCGCGCGAGACCGTGGCGCCGAAGGGCGACGGCTATGCCGTGACGGTGGACCTCAAGCGCAGCCTCGCGGGGCTCGACGCCTTCGGCTTCGCGATCGAGCCCTACACGGTGAACATGGTGCTGACGCCGCGGCCGGACGGCACGTGGCGGGTTCAGAGCGACGACACCGCCCCGCTGGTGATGCATGCCGGCGACCAGACGATCAGCCTGACCGCCCGGACCAGCGCCTTCGACGGCACCTTCGACCCCAAGCTCGGCAGCTTCTCGTCGTTCCGCGAGGACCAGACCGGCGCGGGCGACGAGCGCGGAACGCCCACCTTCGTGCAGAGCCGCCACACCGGCGCGGTGGCGCTGTCCGGCACCGGCGTCCCGGCCGAGAACGGGACCGTGTCGACCGCGAGCCACAGCGTCGGCACGGGCGCGGGCGGCGAGGTGACGTTCAAGCCGAAACCCTCCGACCCGTCCCCCGGCAATCCGGCGGTGCCGCCGCCGTCCGGCGCGGGCACCACGCTGAGCTACGCTTCCGCGACAACCCGGACCGACACGGCCGTCGACCGGCTCGATGCGCCGCGCGTGCTCGACCTGTGGGCCTTCCTGGCCGCCCATCCGAGCCGCGACAGCGTGACGGCCGCGCAGGACGAGCTCAAGGGGCTGCTCCGCGCCGGCCTGCCCTATCTCGGCGCCCTGAAGCAGACCGGCGCGCTCGACGCGCCGTCGCTGTCGACCCCGGTCGGTATCGTGTCGGCCCGCACGGCTGGCCTGTCGCTCGAAGCGTCGGGCCTCGGTGGCACCGGCAAGGCCGGCCTCTCGGTCTCGGCGGCCGACATCGTCGCGCCGCCCGGCCAGCTCCCGCCGTGGTCCGCGGGCCTGGTGCCGACGGCGCTCGACCTGCACGTCGGGATCGACGGCTTCCACGCCGCGGAGGCCGCCAAGGCGGCGGTCGACGTGGTCGACCTCCGGCACGACGTGATCATCACGCCCGAGCAGAAGGAGCAGGTGGGCCGCGTGTTCCTTCCCGACGGCGGCACGCTGACGCTGCAGCCGAGCCGGATCACGACCAAGATGCTCGACCTGACGATGGAGGGCCGCGCGGCGCTCGGGCCGCAGCCCGGCGGCCGGGTCACGCTCAGCGCCAAGGGGCTCGACGCCGAGATCGCGGCCCTGCAGGCCCAGGCGGCGACGGACCCCGGCGCCGGGCAGGCGCTGGGGCCGCTCGTGCTGGCGAAGAACCTCGCCAAACCGAACCCCGACGGCACCCTCGGCTGGGTGATCGACTTCGGCCACGGGCCCATCACGGTCAACGGCGCCCCACTTCAGTAGGGCGGTGGGTCGCGGCCGGCGGCCGCAACCCGCGTGCGGACGGGCGCGTAGGAGCTGACCGGGCGGCGGGGGCCGCCCGGCTTTCCAGAGCGACGCGACCGGACCCACCATGGACGACATGCGCCGCCGCGACCCGAACACGGGCGTCGGCACCTTCTCCTGGCGGCACCTCGCCGCCCTGCTCGGGCCCGGCATCATCGCCATGCTGGCCGACACCGACGCCGGCAGCCTCATCACGGCCTCGCAGAGCGGCGCGCAGTGGGGCTACCGCCTGCTGTGGCTGCAGCTCGTCCTCATCCCCGTCCTGTTCATCGCGCAGGAGCTGACGGTCCGGCTCGGCGCGGTGACGGGCAAGAGCCACGGCGCGCTGATCCGGGAAACCTACGGGCGGTTCTGGGCCTTCGTGGCGGTGATCACGCTGGTGGTCGCCTGCGTGGGCGCGCTCCTGACCGAGATGGGCGGCCTCGCCGGCATCGGCGCCATGCTGAACATCCCGAGCTGGGTCACCATGGCCCTCGTGGTCGCGGCGCTGACGCTGATGGCGGTCACGGGCTCGTTCAAGTCCGTCGAGCGCATCGCGCTCGGCGCCGGCGCCTTCGAGGTCGTGTTCGTCGCCGTGGCGGTCTGGGCGCATCCCAAGGCCGGCGAGGTCGCACGACAGTTCGTGTCGATCCCGGCCACGGACACCAAGTATCTCACGCTGGTGTCGGCCAACATCGGCGCGGTGATCATGCCCTGGATGGTGTTCTTCCAGCAGTCGTCGGTGGTCGAGAAGGGCATGAAGCCGACCGACATCGCGACCGAGCGGGTCGACACCGCCATCGGGGCCGTGGTGACGCAGGTCGTGATGGCGTCCGTCGTCATCGCCTGCGCGGCGGCGCTCCAGCACGGCGGCAAGGCGGGCCAGCTCGACACGGTGCAGCAGATCTCCGACGCGCTGACGCCCGTGCTCGGTCAGGTGATCGGGCGCATCGTCTTCGGCGTCGGCTTCGCCGGCGCCGCCATCGTGGCCGCCATCGTCGTGACGCTGACCGCGGCGCGGGAGCTCGGCGAGCTGCTCGGCTCGGGCCACACGCTCGACGAGCCGGTGAGCCGGGCCCCCTGGTTCTACGCCACCTACTTCGGCGTGCTGGTGGCCGGCGCGGCCTTCATCGTCGCGGGCGTCAACGTCGTCTCGCTGGCCGTCGGCGTGCAGGTGCTGAACGCCCTGCTGCTGCCGATCGTCATCGGCTTCCTGTACCTCCTCGCGCGGCGACTGCCGGAGCCGTTCCGGCTCGCGGGCACCTACCACGTCGTGGTGGCGGTCGTGCTGGCCATCACGGTCGCGCTCGGCCTCTACGCCGGCGTGGCCGGGCTCTGGAGCTGATCGGCCGGCACTGTGTCCGCCGCGGCATGGTGCGGGCCGGCCCGCCGGTGCTAGGGAACGCGGGAACTGTTCAGCCCGCGGCGGGCGCCCGCCCGCCGCCCCGGAGCTTTCCATGTCGTTCGCGTTCCGCCGCCGCGCTTCCGGCGCGGCCCTCGCCGCCGTCCTCGGCATCGGCTCCCTCGTCGCGGCGACGCCGGCGGCCGCCTTCAAGGTCGCCGAATCGCCGGACTTCAAGGGCTGCGCGATCTGGACCAACGACGCCGGTGAGCCTCTGCGCAACCGGCAGGGCCGCGAGATCGGCCGCAAGGCCCCCTGCGGCGAGGGCACGCACAACCGCGACGTCTACGAGGTGCTGTTCGGCGAGGCCCCCGGCACGCTGGTGATCCGCGACGCCACGCACCAGTTCGAGTGCATCCTCGAGCTCGCCCAGGGCTCGACCACGGTGATCGTGCCGAAGGTGTGCCAGCGCTGGACCGGCGGCTGACGCCGCGGCTTCAGCCCTCGAACCGCTCCCAGCCGTTCATGCCCAGCCGCTGCTGCGGGGCGAACCGGGCCTTGTAGGCCATCTTGCGGGAGCCCTCGACCCAGTAGCCGAGGTAGACGTGCGGCAGGCCCATGGCCTTCGCGCGCCTGATGTGGTCGAGGATCATGTGCGTCCCGAGCGACCGGTCGGACTGCTCGGGATCGTAGAAGGAATAGACCATCGACAGCCCATCGGCGAGCACGTCGGTCAGGCACATGGCGATCAGCGGGCCCTGGCCGCGCTTGGTGATGGCCGTGTCGGGGCCGTGCCGGCGGTATTCCACGAGCCTGGTCTGCACGTGGCTGTCCTCGACCATCATGGCGAAGTCGAGGATGCTCATGTCCGCCATGCCGCCTTCGCCGTGCCGGGCGCCGAGGTAGGAGCGGAACAGCGAATATTGCTCGGTGGTCGGCTTCGGCTCGACCGGGAAGGACACGAGGTCGTCGTTGCGCGCCGACACGCGCCGGAATCCCTTGGACGGCTCGAACTCGTCGACCAGCACCCGCACCGACACGCAGGCCCGGCACATCTCGCAGGCCGGCCGGTAGGCGATCGTCTGCGAGCGGCGGAAGCCCGACTGCGTGAGCGCATCGTTGATGGCGCCGGCGCGCCGGCCGATCAGGTGCGTGAACACCTTCCGCTCCAGGCGGTTCGGCAGGTAGGGGCAGGGCGAGGGCGCCGTCAGGTAGAACTGCGGCGCGTCGCGGGGCTCCCGCGTCAAGCCGCGGCTCCCCTCACGACGCGCCTGACGGCACCGGGCCGGGCAGCGCAGGGGTGGATCATGGCCCGGAGCTCGCTCCCCTCCCGTCGATTCGTCACAGGCGCCGCACGACGATGACGCCGGACAGCATATCATGGAGGCAGCGCTTGTCCCCCGCGATCAGCGACACGAGCAGGATGGGCGGCACCGTCCAGGAGAAATAGAACAGGACGGCGTGCAGCGCCGCCATCAGGAAGGGCACGCGCGCGCCGGTCGCGTCCGTCCTGAGCTCCAGCCCGCAGAGCCGCATGCCGGGCGTCGCCATCGAGGGGCCCGACACGGTCAGGCCGTTGTAGAAGAAGGCCACGAAGGGGAACAGCGGCGGCAGGAGCACCAGCGACAGGCCGAAGGTGAGCACCAGCAGCGCCATCCAGAGCCCGAAGGCCAGGATCGACACCAGCACGAGGTCGAGCGCCACGGCCGCGACGCGCCGCCGCCGGACGCCGTCGAGCGCCCCCATGGGCAGGCCCGCGCGACCCGCGGGCGTGGTGACATAGGCCATCTCGGTGAGGTTCCCCGCCATGACCGGAATTTGGCCTCGCCGGCCCCGGCCCGCAAGGTCCCTCACAGCGCCCGGCGCGGCGCGGGCTCGCGCGAGCCGAGCAGCCCGCCGGGACGCACCACGAGGGCGAGGACGAGCAGGACGTCGACGGCGAGGTCGCGGTCGCCGACGGGGAAGTAGGCCGACCAGGCGGCCTCGACGAGCGCGATGCCGATCCCGCCCAGGAAGGCGCCGGGCCCCGATCCGATGCCGCCCAGGATGGCGGCGATCAGCGCCCTGAGGCCGAGGCCCGTCGTGTAGTCGAAGCCGACGCCGCCGTAGTTCAGCGTCACGCCGGCCCCGGCGAGCCCGACCAGCGCGGAGGCCAGCGCGGTCGTCCGCAGGGATAGCCGCCGCGGGTCGACGCCCACCAGCGCCGCCGCGAGCGGGTCGTCCGCCGAGGCGCGCCAGTCGCGCCCGAAGCCCGTGTAGCGGAACGCCGCGAGCAGCCCGGCCGAGGCCGCCGCCGCGGTGCCGGCGAGCACGAGGGCGACGGGCGTCACCGTGACGACGAAGCCGCCGGCGTGGGCGAGGCGGAGGGGCTCGGCCAGCAGGGGCGCGACCCAGAGCGGCTGCGAGCCGGTGGCGAGGCGCAGGTACTCGCGCAGGGCCAGCGCGACGCCGAGCGTCGCCACGAGCCCCTGCTGGCCGGTGACCCGCCGGAGCCGCCACAGCACGCCGTGCTCCACCGCGGCGCCGCACAGGGCTGCGGCGTAGAGGCCCAGCACGCCGGCGAGCGCGAGCGCGACACCGGCCGGAGCGTCGCGCGACAGCGTTCCCGCCACGACCGCCGCGACCCCGCCCACCGCCGCGATCTCGCCGAAGGCGAAGTTGATGCGGCCGGACAGGCCGTAGACCAGCGAATAGGCGGCGCCGAGCAGGCCGTAGACGGCGGCGTCGGGCAGGGCGTTCAGCGCCTGCTGGAACAGATAGGCGACGCGGATCGGGAGGGCGGGCAGGCCGGCGTCGATC is drawn from Lichenibacterium dinghuense and contains these coding sequences:
- a CDS encoding glucan biosynthesis protein; protein product: MVSLDRRAIVAGLAAALAEAAASPLMAQTPTQVPGDPQAHFGFEDVLKRAREIGTAPFEANPPPLPDALAKLDFDSWRDIRFRRDKALLGTEGGPFRMEMFHLGHIYPRPVTVNVVRDGIATPVPYAATLFDYGRNKIEKPLPLNLGFAGFRLLYPLNRPEVLDEVAAFLGASYFRFLGRKQRYGLSARGLAVGAGSPGEEFPFFREFWVETPGPLAERVTIYGLLDGASVTGAYRFDLYPGLETVMEVSATLFPRRAGFKLGLAPLTSMFFTSQNDRRFSDDFRPELHDSDGLLLHSGTGEWIWRPLRNPMEPEVSAFLDKKLQGFGLLQRDRVFEDYQDLDLGYELRPSYWIESKGDWGEGRVELVELPTGDETNDNIVASWVPDAAVEVGKPISLAYTITASLSLGRLSPGGRVIKTYQTQARALGSNEVASPGSRRFIIDFTGGDLAYFATDPSLVQVVPTSTNGRITRSFLVPNPHINGFRAAIDVELPAGQSTDLRAFLKSGNRALTETWTFPWKAPA
- a CDS encoding YdcF family protein, with the translated sequence MSRILTAATLGFSFCVVSGIGLAWSFSSFLDRIAPVEVPLDGHAEGAVALTGGADRIADAVALVAQGHADRLLITGVNPTTTRGEIVRQTPAARSLIDCCIALGYEAANTVGNAVETERWVRANHIRSLIVVTSNYHMPRALAEMGSALPGVELLAYPVVSEHGRTHPWWSDSASARLILWEWIKYNAATLRIGASAPASPEPVADASTASTRS
- a CDS encoding cell division protein FtsX, which translates into the protein MGEPAPGRLRREAPLVPAGSVAGRALVSVVAIMTFLASLAAGAALLVAGASRDWQASIAREATVQVLPAAGRDIEADVGRAAALAAAAPGVASVEPYGAERAAKLLEPWLGSGLDLADVPVPRLIAVQLGSGAGFDAAALAAALAAAVPGATLDDHGAWRARLGAAAGALEAVAVALCTLVLAALALAVGFATRGAMAGNREIIGVLHFVGAEDSFIAREFQRRFLRLGLQGATIGSGLAALSFPLAGLAADRLAGADGVEALFGRFALGPWGYGAIALTAAVTALLTGWTSRAIVVRHLRDLA
- the ftsE gene encoding cell division ATP-binding protein FtsE; protein product: MVRFENVGLRYEAGSEVLTDLSFAVAPQSFQFLTGPSGAGKTTLLRLMLLSLKPTRGVITLFGQDAATLDKDAVTAFRRRIGVVFQDFRLLDHLTTYENVALPLRVQGREEATYRAEVSELLRWVGLGGHMHARPQVLSGGEKQRAAIARALIVRPELLLADEPTGNVDPPLARRLLRLFVELHRSGTSVVIATHDLALMDQFTQARRLVIGDRRLTVHG
- a CDS encoding zinc-ribbon domain-containing protein, which gives rise to MLIRCPTCASGYQLDPAMLGDGRILRCAHCRDAWVHRSGPDAHDGPEIVAESSAARCAAEEPSRPGRRRLAPWPPRALPSRLISWRPPDGTAAAAVAAALLLGSLATVAGKAGVVARFPPSAAVFAAMGLPVNLTGLALGDVRSVVASGENPQTLTLEGRITNLRPDATPVPALRIAVRDRDGRELYHWIAPAPKGQLAVGETITFRSRLTAPPRDGQELAVSFAGPGTERRRVAEMMPSDR
- the hpt gene encoding hypoxanthine phosphoribosyltransferase; translation: MTEPAIRTLYDEGAIASRNRAMAAEIAAADARDLLAVAVLKGSFMFAADLLRALHGAGLAPQVEFVHLSSYGAGTESSGTVRVVRDIESEVAGRDVLLIDDILESGRTLAFARDLLLGRGARRVLVAVMLEKPGKRAVPMDADFVGFTCPDLFVVGYGMDAAHRYRELPFIGVVEG
- a CDS encoding tryptophan-rich sensory protein — encoded protein: MAAALAVQDGIAASNLRWYAGLLKPTFSPAPWLAAIGSVALGAALAGGFYRVLRRPDYLPDRPAAIRVFLIGLALDVLWSWLFFAGRHPTVALAVAGALAVVAASSAWHFAIVDRRAGLLLGPWVLAAAFAFLLDLSIALRNG